The DNA sequence ACGCGATCGTGGTCTCCGCGGACGGCCTGTTGCTCGCGTCCTCGGAGCGGTTGCCGATCGACCGCGCCGAGCAGCTCGCGGCCGTCGCGTCGGGCCTGGTCAGCCTGAACCTCGGCGCGGCGCGCTGCTTCGAGGCGGGCGACGTCAAGCAGACCGTGGTGGAGATGGAGCGGGGCTACCTGTTCCTGATGTCGATCAGCGACGGCTCGTGCCTGGCCGTGCTGGCCGCGCCGAACTGCGACATCGGCCTCATCGGCTACGCCATGACGCGGCTGGTCGAGCGGGTCGGCGTCCAGCTCACCCCGGAGATCCGCTCGCAGCTGCACGTCGCCATGCGCGGCTGAGGTCCCACCACCCGGCGAGGTCCTACTACTAGGGAAAGCAGAGCAACATGAGCGGTGGCGCTCCCGGACGGCCGGGGTCACCCGCGGCGAGCCTGACCGTCACGTCGACGAAGATCGTGGTGGCCGGCGGGTTCGGTGTCGGCAAGACGACCTTCGTCGGGTCGGTGTCGGAAATCGTGCCGCTGACCACCGAGGCGGTGATGACCGAGGCCAGCGTCGGCGTGGACGACCTGTCGGCGACGCCGAACAAGATGACCACCACGGTGGCAATGGACTTCGGCCGGGTGTCGCTGGACAGCGACCTGATCCTCTACCTGTTCGGCACACCGGGCCAGCACCGGTTCTGGTTCATGTGGGACGACCTGGTGCGCGGCGCGATCGGCGCCGTGGTGCTGGTCGACACCCGCAGGCTGTCCGACGCGTTCGCCTCGATCGACTTCTTCGAGGACCGCGAGCTGCCGTACGTGGTGGGCGTGAACTGCTTCGACGGCCTGCTGCACCACCGCATCGAGGACATCCGGGAGGCGCTGACGATCGACCAGTCGGTGCCGATCGTGCCCTGCGACGCGCG is a window from the Saccharothrix saharensis genome containing:
- a CDS encoding roadblock/LC7 domain-containing protein yields the protein MTTATEELDNFSWLVDDFVARVAGVAHAIVVSADGLLLASSERLPIDRAEQLAAVASGLVSLNLGAARCFEAGDVKQTVVEMERGYLFLMSISDGSCLAVLAAPNCDIGLIGYAMTRLVERVGVQLTPEIRSQLHVAMRG
- a CDS encoding GTP-binding protein, translating into MSGGAPGRPGSPAASLTVTSTKIVVAGGFGVGKTTFVGSVSEIVPLTTEAVMTEASVGVDDLSATPNKMTTTVAMDFGRVSLDSDLILYLFGTPGQHRFWFMWDDLVRGAIGAVVLVDTRRLSDAFASIDFFEDRELPYVVGVNCFDGLLHHRIEDIREALTIDQSVPIVPCDARNRQSTKQTLITLVQHAMRQPTFA